The Pseudomonadota bacterium genome has a segment encoding these proteins:
- a CDS encoding response regulator: MKILIVEDDFTSRMLLQEILKYYGTSHVAVNGKEAVEAVRIALEIGEPYDLICLDIMMPEMDGLEALSIIRQMEASAGTTGINRTKIVMMTTVADKATVINAAQRQCDYFFSKPIHKAKVLEELRKMKLII, encoded by the coding sequence GTGAAAATACTGATAGTTGAGGATGATTTTACGAGCCGCATGCTCCTGCAGGAAATACTTAAATACTACGGAACCTCGCACGTTGCCGTCAACGGCAAGGAGGCAGTCGAGGCCGTACGCATCGCTCTGGAGATTGGCGAACCATATGATCTTATTTGCCTGGATATCATGATGCCCGAAATGGATGGTCTGGAGGCATTGAGTATAATACGACAAATGGAAGCATCTGCCGGCACTACCGGTATAAACCGCACAAAAATTGTAATGATGACTACAGTTGCCGATAAGGCAACTGTCATAAACGCAGCCCAACGTCAATGTGACTACTTTTTTTCCAAGCCCATCCATAAAGCAAAGGTGCTTGAAGAATTACGCAAGATGAAGTTAATTATATGA
- a CDS encoding diguanylate cyclase produces the protein MRILIAEDDFTSRSILVGVLTKCGHETVATENGAEAWAAMQQPDAPRLAILDWVMPEMDGIEVCRHIRTLETDQPPYIIILTSKDEKADIVAGLEAGADDYLIKPYDPGELHARVNVGQRMIEIQAKLAEVRNALAHEATHDPLTGINNRRAILDGLANELSRARRNGRTVGIGMCDLDHFKQINDSYGHQAGDEVLCGFTRIIQDSLREYDLIGRYGGEEFLVVTPEFGGLMLERVYERLCERVAKSPIHTRAGDISITVSIGVSSGTGDDTVDALLNEVDTALYQAKKDGRNRVSYADPQIMED, from the coding sequence ATGCGCATCCTGATTGCTGAAGATGACTTCACATCCCGAAGCATCCTTGTGGGAGTGTTGACAAAGTGCGGCCACGAAACAGTAGCGACGGAGAACGGCGCGGAGGCTTGGGCGGCAATGCAACAGCCCGATGCGCCCCGTCTGGCCATTCTCGATTGGGTAATGCCGGAAATGGATGGAATTGAGGTGTGCCGCCATATCCGTACCCTGGAAACAGACCAACCACCCTATATTATTATACTGACGTCCAAAGACGAAAAGGCGGACATCGTCGCAGGACTGGAAGCTGGAGCAGACGATTACCTGATCAAACCTTATGACCCGGGGGAACTCCATGCACGGGTCAACGTCGGTCAACGTATGATAGAAATACAGGCCAAACTGGCAGAAGTGCGGAATGCGCTGGCACACGAGGCTACACACGACCCGTTGACAGGTATTAATAACCGCCGTGCCATTCTTGATGGCTTGGCAAATGAGCTGTCCCGTGCCAGGAGAAATGGCAGAACGGTGGGTATCGGCATGTGCGACCTTGACCACTTCAAACAGATCAACGACAGTTATGGGCATCAGGCTGGAGACGAAGTGCTTTGCGGTTTTACGCGCATCATTCAAGACAGCTTACGGGAATATGACCTTATCGGCCGGTACGGCGGGGAGGAGTTTCTGGTGGTTACTCCTGAGTTCGGGGGGCTTATGCTCGAAAGAGTTTACGAGCGGTTGTGCGAAAGGGTAGCCAAAAGCCCGATACATACAAGGGCAGGCGACATTTCCATCACTGTGAGTATCGGTGTTTCCAGCGGAACCGGTGACGATACGGTAGATGCCCTACTGAATGAAGTAGATACCGCCCTGTATCAAGCAAAGAAAGACGGTCGCAATCGAGTATCCTATGCTGACCCTCAGATTATGGAGGATTAA
- a CDS encoding response regulator transcription factor, with protein sequence MKILIAEDDFTSRTVLMEVLKKHDHEVVATVNGAEAWAAMQQPDAPRLAILDWMMPEMDGIEVCRHIRTLETDEPPYIIMLTTKGEKSDIIVGLETGGNDYLAKPFDPEELRARVNVGRRMIEMQAKLAGRMLELQKALWEQEKLTLELRDALSQVKILSGLLPICASCKKIRNDEGYWEQMEMYIRDHSEAEFSHSICPECAEKLYPEFYKKK encoded by the coding sequence ATGAAAATTCTGATCGCTGAAGACGACTTTACGTCGCGCACTGTCCTGATGGAGGTGCTCAAGAAGCACGACCACGAGGTAGTGGCGACTGTGAATGGCGCGGAGGCCTGGGCGGCAATGCAACAGCCCGATGCGCCCCGTCTGGCCATTCTCGACTGGATGATGCCCGAAATGGACGGAATTGAGGTGTGCCGCCACATCCGTACCCTGGAAACCGATGAGCCTCCCTACATCATCATGCTGACCACCAAAGGCGAGAAGTCGGATATCATCGTCGGACTCGAAACCGGGGGCAACGATTACCTGGCCAAGCCCTTCGACCCCGAGGAACTCCGTGCCAGGGTCAACGTCGGTCGGCGTATGATCGAGATGCAGGCCAAACTGGCAGGGCGCATGCTGGAACTGCAAAAAGCACTGTGGGAACAGGAGAAACTTACCCTTGAACTCAGAGATGCGCTTTCTCAAGTCAAGATTTTAAGTGGATTGCTCCCCATTTGTGCTTCCTGTAAGAAAATACGAAACGACGAAGGATATTGGGAGCAAATGGAAATGTACATAAGAGACCATTCGGAAGCGGAATTCAGTCATAGTATCTGCCCGGAGTGTGCAGAAAAACTGTATCCTGAGTTCTATAAAAAGAAATGA
- a CDS encoding PAS domain S-box protein produces the protein MEKDKIIGSILLQWITIFFLVAIVFISLGSLYYRYEAQRIKDDKYEDLSTIAKLKADSIQDWRKHRLADVRRVPGPLVRKEMARLLHDPTGPGARTALQTQLNINKKGTVYADALFLDTKGNILLSDNPYSAPVDQTTMRAIELALKDRREVLSDFFRDPKGLVCIDAVAPVPDDSGKPIAIVVLRSKAADFLFPLIQTWPTPSKTAETLLVCRDGDSILFLNDLRHRSDTALNLRFPLSNTTLPAVQAVLGEYGSFFGRDYRGIEVLAILLPVPQSPWFVVAKVDAEEILAEIKYRAWVITIIVILLMLIAAGLISGVYQKRQEVERKLAEDVLKESESRFRIIFESSKDGIILFDGKTKNIIHGNNAMAELLGCFSEDLVGRSISSLHPAEEWSNIKHELQKHLSGELSVSYGIPVIRIDSSVFYADISSSLITLDEKAYFSAFFRDITERKLAEETIKSSLREKEILLKEIQHRVKNNLLAISGILALQLERIKDSESKDAFITSMNRIKAMTKIHNRLYQSEDFSLVGFKKYMEELLWELSRTYGFPQKDIITDIQDISIDINTAIPAGLIINELVSNAMKHAFPPEGRGTPDHPQAGTRTPVQAWDERNQRAEGEEQRNVITVTLKKDGENDARSPAKRGQASQLVTLTVSDNGIGFPAHIDIKNTESVGFSLLVQLVEQINGTIELIKENGTRFTITFSIDQEKTP, from the coding sequence ATGGAAAAAGATAAAATCATCGGGTCCATCCTTTTACAGTGGATTACAATTTTTTTTCTGGTAGCCATCGTATTCATTTCTCTCGGCAGTTTATATTACCGCTATGAGGCTCAACGCATAAAAGACGATAAATACGAGGATTTATCCACGATTGCCAAATTGAAGGCAGATTCTATACAGGACTGGCGTAAACACAGGCTTGCCGATGTTCGCAGGGTGCCGGGTCCCCTTGTAAGGAAGGAGATGGCGCGCCTGCTTCACGATCCAACCGGCCCCGGCGCCAGAACAGCGCTTCAGACACAGTTGAATATCAACAAAAAAGGCACTGTCTATGCAGATGCACTTTTTCTGGATACAAAGGGCAACATCCTGTTATCGGACAATCCCTACTCCGCACCTGTTGACCAGACCACGATGAGGGCGATAGAGCTTGCCCTTAAAGACCGTAGAGAGGTTTTGAGTGATTTTTTCCGTGATCCTAAGGGTCTTGTTTGCATAGACGCCGTGGCGCCGGTTCCTGATGACAGCGGCAAGCCTATAGCGATTGTGGTCCTCCGTAGCAAGGCAGCGGACTTCCTCTTTCCTCTCATCCAGACATGGCCTACTCCAAGCAAGACCGCCGAGACACTCCTTGTCTGCCGGGATGGCGATTCCATCCTGTTTCTGAATGATCTCAGACACAGGTCTGATACGGCGCTTAACCTGAGATTCCCCTTGAGCAACACTACTCTTCCGGCTGTTCAGGCCGTCCTCGGCGAATATGGCAGTTTTTTTGGCAGAGACTACCGGGGGATTGAAGTACTGGCTATATTGTTGCCGGTTCCACAATCGCCCTGGTTCGTCGTGGCAAAGGTAGATGCAGAGGAGATACTGGCAGAGATTAAATACAGGGCATGGGTAATCACCATCATCGTAATCCTTCTCATGCTGATCGCAGCGGGGCTCATCAGTGGCGTGTATCAAAAGCGACAGGAAGTTGAGCGTAAACTCGCGGAAGATGTTCTGAAGGAATCTGAGAGCAGGTTCCGGATTATCTTTGAGAGCAGCAAAGACGGCATCATCTTATTCGACGGAAAAACCAAAAATATCATCCATGGAAACAACGCCATGGCTGAGCTGTTAGGATGCTTCAGTGAGGACCTGGTTGGCAGGTCCATTTCATCCCTGCACCCCGCAGAAGAGTGGTCAAACATTAAACATGAATTACAGAAACATTTGAGCGGTGAGCTTTCGGTTTCTTATGGGATTCCTGTTATCCGCATTGACAGCTCCGTCTTCTACGCGGACATCAGCTCAAGTCTCATAACGCTTGATGAAAAAGCCTACTTCTCCGCCTTCTTTCGCGACATTACCGAGCGTAAGCTTGCAGAGGAAACTATTAAATCCTCCCTCCGTGAAAAAGAGATCCTTCTGAAGGAAATCCAGCACAGGGTAAAGAATAACCTCCTTGCCATATCAGGCATCCTTGCCCTCCAGTTAGAGCGCATAAAGGACAGCGAGTCAAAGGATGCCTTCATTACAAGCATGAACCGGATAAAGGCAATGACAAAAATACATAACAGACTATATCAATCCGAGGACTTCTCCCTTGTTGGCTTCAAGAAATATATGGAGGAACTCCTCTGGGAGCTTTCCCGTACTTACGGTTTCCCACAGAAAGACATCATAACGGATATCCAGGATATCTCCATTGACATCAATACGGCCATCCCGGCAGGTCTCATTATAAACGAGCTTGTGAGCAATGCCATGAAGCACGCCTTCCCCCCGGAGGGACGTGGGACCCCGGATCACCCGCAAGCGGGTACCCGCACTCCGGTGCAGGCGTGGGACGAGAGAAACCAAAGAGCGGAGGGTGAAGAGCAAAGAAACGTGATAACCGTCACCCTGAAAAAGGATGGAGAAAATGATGCTCGATCCCCCGCTAAACGAGGACAAGCCTCGCAACTCGTAACCCTTACTGTCTCCGATAACGGGATCGGATTCCCTGCCCATATAGATATCAAAAACACGGAATCAGTGGGGTTTTCACTGCTTGTCCAACTGGTGGAGCAAATTAACGGCACAATAGAATTAATAAAAGAAAATGGTACACGATTCACGATCACCTTTTCCATTGATCAGGAGAAAACACCATGA
- a CDS encoding PAS domain S-box protein, which produces MNKQQEYKKTILLVEDEALIAVIERETLKRHGFNVILAYSGEKAIEAAQTAADINLILMDINLGKGKMDGTEAAEAILKERDIPILFLSNYTLPEVVEKTEKITSYGYVVKDSGETVLLASIKMAFKLHEVLNKLQEQKHKIETANEELHAALTQIEMSNLMLTASYAEILEGKELFRTTLYSIGDAVITANTHGIVRHMNPVAEALTGWTEGEAREKNIDEIFHIINEEKRDIVENPVKRVLREGTVVGLANHTLLISKDGNEIPIADSGSPIKDAAGKIFGVVLVFSDQTKERAADKKIQASEKLFKNLYQESSIPTFTWQKKDEDFILVDFNRAADHISNGKARGFLGNSAACMYENRPEILSKMSLCFKEHRTLMHEAVSMNFAPGRFLSINYSFIPPDMIIVHFQDQTDRKQAEEKLKESEEKYRAYMDNASDAILISDSEGGFLEANKKAEALLGYTKEELTGMDINRIHPKEELARVMDVFKGIMEARLICCNDTRVLRKDGSFVPVDISGSAIDYLGKKVALGIFIDITERKQAEEKLRASERRFADIINFLPDATLAIDNKGRVIAWNKAIEEMTGVPAEEMLGKGDYEYAIPFYGNRRPILINFVFTWNQDLEKQYDFIKKEGDTITTETSVPFVRGQNRVLWAKAGPLYDTLGNVIGAIESIRDITERKQVEEKLKRQTDAMEASMDGMAITDKDQKFVYMNEYHARIYGYDTAQELIGKSWHVFYDEDEMHRFRQNIIPDFIREGHWQGEITGKKKDGSVFHQELSLTAIENGGLICVVHDITKRKHAEEAIREAEEKYRNIFENIIVGLYQVSPEGRFITANPAAARILGYESPEELISTITDIGSQIYVCPEDRAGALELLRKDGFFKNFEVQNRQKDGNIIWVMANIHVVRDDQGKVLYYEGTIRDITDRKLAEDKIKTLLSQKELILREVHHRIKNNMNVIMSLFSLQSSTLKDPAVISSLEDARSRVQSMMILYDKLYRSTDFRAISAKEYLTSLVDEIVMNFPNRISITVEKQIDDHILSAKILSPIGIILNELLTNAMKHAFIERENGILGISLLIKDNHATIIVQDNGTGIPESIDIATSTGFGLQLVDILTEQLEGTVRIEREKGTRFVLEFEI; this is translated from the coding sequence ATGAATAAGCAACAGGAATACAAAAAGACCATCCTTCTCGTTGAAGATGAAGCATTGATCGCTGTCATTGAGAGGGAGACATTAAAACGGCATGGCTTCAATGTCATTCTTGCCTACAGTGGAGAAAAGGCAATTGAAGCTGCGCAAACCGCCGCGGATATTAACCTCATCCTTATGGATATCAACCTGGGGAAAGGAAAGATGGACGGCACAGAGGCGGCAGAGGCCATTCTCAAAGAGAGAGACATCCCCATACTCTTTCTCTCAAACTATACCCTGCCGGAGGTAGTAGAGAAGACCGAGAAGATTACCTCCTACGGGTATGTGGTAAAAGATTCAGGAGAGACGGTGCTTCTGGCTTCCATCAAGATGGCATTCAAGCTGCATGAGGTCCTCAATAAGTTACAGGAACAGAAACATAAAATTGAGACAGCAAATGAAGAACTCCATGCCGCGTTGACTCAGATCGAAATGTCAAACCTGATGCTCACTGCCTCTTACGCGGAGATACTGGAAGGGAAAGAACTGTTCCGAACAACCTTATACAGTATTGGCGATGCTGTGATTACCGCCAACACGCATGGCATTGTCCGGCATATGAATCCTGTGGCTGAAGCTTTGACCGGATGGACTGAAGGAGAGGCAAGAGAAAAAAACATTGATGAGATTTTCCATATTATAAACGAAGAGAAACGCGATATTGTTGAAAACCCTGTTAAACGTGTACTGAGGGAAGGAACGGTGGTGGGGCTTGCCAATCATACTCTTCTTATATCAAAAGATGGCAATGAAATCCCCATCGCTGACAGCGGTTCACCAATAAAGGACGCGGCGGGAAAAATCTTCGGCGTCGTGCTTGTCTTCAGTGATCAGACAAAGGAACGGGCAGCCGATAAAAAGATTCAGGCAAGCGAAAAGCTCTTCAAAAACCTGTATCAGGAAAGTTCCATCCCGACCTTCACCTGGCAGAAAAAGGATGAAGACTTTATTCTTGTAGATTTTAACCGCGCAGCAGATCATATTTCTAACGGCAAAGCACGCGGCTTTCTTGGAAACAGCGCTGCGTGTATGTATGAAAACAGACCGGAAATTCTCAGCAAAATGAGCCTTTGCTTCAAAGAACACCGCACCTTGATGCATGAAGCAGTTTCCATGAACTTCGCGCCGGGAAGATTCCTGTCAATAAATTATAGTTTCATTCCTCCGGATATGATCATCGTCCATTTTCAGGACCAAACAGACCGCAAGCAAGCTGAAGAAAAATTGAAAGAATCTGAGGAGAAATACCGTGCCTACATGGACAACGCAAGTGACGCAATCCTGATTTCAGATTCTGAGGGGGGTTTTCTTGAGGCAAACAAGAAAGCAGAGGCCCTTCTGGGCTACACGAAGGAAGAACTGACGGGCATGGACATTAACCGGATTCACCCGAAAGAGGAACTTGCGAGGGTTATGGACGTTTTCAAGGGTATAATGGAAGCAAGGTTGATTTGCTGTAACGATACGAGGGTGTTGAGAAAAGACGGATCGTTCGTTCCTGTTGATATATCGGGTTCTGCTATTGATTATCTCGGGAAAAAGGTGGCCCTGGGAATTTTTATAGACATCACCGAGCGCAAGCAAGCTGAAGAAAAGCTCCGTGCGTCAGAGAGACGTTTTGCAGACATTATCAATTTTCTTCCCGATGCAACACTTGCAATAGATAATAAAGGCAGGGTTATCGCATGGAATAAGGCGATTGAAGAAATGACCGGTGTTCCTGCAGAGGAGATGCTCGGCAAGGGTGATTATGAATATGCTATTCCTTTTTATGGGAATCGGCGGCCCATCCTGATTAATTTTGTTTTTACCTGGAATCAGGATCTTGAAAAACAGTATGACTTTATCAAAAAGGAAGGCGACACCATCACCACGGAAACAAGTGTGCCATTTGTGCGCGGACAGAACAGAGTCCTCTGGGCAAAGGCCGGCCCTCTTTACGACACCCTGGGGAATGTTATCGGTGCGATTGAATCCATCCGTGATATAACCGAACGCAAACAGGTTGAGGAAAAGCTTAAACGACAAACCGATGCCATGGAAGCTTCGATGGATGGTATGGCCATAACTGACAAAGATCAAAAATTCGTTTATATGAATGAATATCATGCCAGAATTTATGGTTATGATACGGCTCAGGAATTAATAGGAAAATCATGGCATGTTTTCTATGATGAAGATGAGATGCACAGATTCAGACAAAATATTATTCCGGATTTCATCCGGGAAGGACATTGGCAAGGCGAGATAACAGGAAAGAAAAAAGATGGAAGCGTCTTTCATCAAGAGTTATCATTAACGGCAATCGAAAATGGCGGGCTGATTTGTGTTGTCCATGACATCACAAAACGCAAACATGCAGAGGAGGCGATACGAGAGGCCGAGGAGAAATATCGTAACATCTTCGAGAACATCATTGTAGGCTTATACCAGGTAAGCCCTGAAGGACGCTTCATAACCGCTAACCCTGCCGCTGCCCGTATACTCGGATATGAGTCGCCTGAAGAATTAATCAGCACAATTACGGATATCGGGTCCCAAATCTATGTATGTCCTGAGGACCGTGCCGGGGCGCTCGAGCTTTTAAGAAAAGATGGGTTTTTCAAGAACTTCGAGGTGCAAAACCGCCAAAAAGATGGAAATATTATCTGGGTCATGGCCAATATCCATGTTGTTCGAGATGATCAGGGTAAAGTATTATACTATGAAGGAACAATCCGGGACATCACCGACCGCAAACTCGCCGAAGATAAGATCAAAACCCTCCTCTCCCAAAAGGAACTCATTCTCCGCGAGGTTCACCACAGGATCAAGAACAACATGAACGTTATCATGAGCCTCTTCTCCCTGCAATCGAGTACGCTCAAGGACCCGGCAGTCATCTCTTCACTTGAAGATGCGAGGAGCCGTGTCCAGAGTATGATGATTTTGTACGATAAGCTCTACCGGTCTACAGATTTTAGAGCAATATCAGCGAAGGAGTACCTCACCTCTCTGGTTGATGAAATTGTCATGAATTTCCCCAACCGGATATCAATAACAGTTGAGAAACAGATTGATGACCATATCCTTAGCGCAAAGATATTATCTCCTATCGGCATCATCCTTAATGAATTACTTACGAACGCAATGAAACACGCCTTTATAGAGAGAGAAAACGGAATCCTGGGGATATCCCTTTTGATAAAGGACAACCATGCAACCATCATTGTACAGGATAACGGCACAGGTATTCCTGAATCGATTGATATTGCAACCTCTACCGGATTCGGGCTACAGCTTGTCGACATACTCACGGAACAGCTTGAAGGAACCGTCAGGATTGAACGGGAGAAGGGGACAAGGTTCGTTTTGGAATTTGAAATATAG